In Streptomyces sp. SLBN-118, the following are encoded in one genomic region:
- a CDS encoding LOG family protein, protein MPPPPGPRHDGEIESLEEFDLAVSHGTLAGHRVQSVDLTDRTFALLGADTTGAVFLGCPMQPDAAAKVRADGALVFPPVPDLHVDPYRGLLYSPDELFEGLATDGYEATPDARAYAWFQKTKADGDIFASMLRSIHDDAISDALDEHLIGARVVGVMGGHAMARGTDAYAGAARLGRVLARSGLTVATGGGPGAMEAANLGAYAAPHPDEMLDEALELLAKAPSFTPSVSDWADAAFEVRDRWPGGGDSIGIPTWFYGHEPPNAFAGHIAKYFANATREDGLLARSAAGAIFLPGAAGTVQEIFDNATPNYYESRGEPTPMVLVNTAHWTRTLPTWPLLQSLAAGRPMESRIALVDSVDEAPAALMSLTGSG, encoded by the coding sequence ATGCCGCCTCCCCCCGGACCCCGCCACGACGGCGAGATCGAATCCCTCGAAGAGTTCGATCTCGCCGTCTCCCACGGCACCCTCGCCGGACACCGCGTCCAGTCCGTCGACCTCACCGACCGCACCTTCGCACTGCTCGGCGCCGACACCACCGGCGCCGTCTTCCTCGGCTGCCCCATGCAGCCCGACGCCGCCGCCAAGGTCCGGGCCGACGGCGCGCTCGTCTTCCCGCCGGTTCCCGATCTGCACGTCGATCCGTACCGCGGGCTGCTCTACTCCCCCGACGAGCTCTTCGAGGGCCTGGCGACCGACGGCTACGAGGCCACTCCCGACGCCCGGGCATACGCCTGGTTCCAGAAGACCAAGGCCGACGGCGACATATTCGCCTCCATGCTCCGCTCGATCCACGACGACGCCATATCCGACGCGCTGGACGAACACCTCATCGGCGCGCGCGTCGTCGGCGTGATGGGCGGGCACGCCATGGCCCGCGGCACGGACGCCTATGCGGGCGCCGCCCGCCTCGGCCGGGTCCTCGCCCGGAGCGGGCTCACCGTCGCCACCGGCGGCGGCCCCGGCGCCATGGAGGCCGCCAACCTCGGCGCGTACGCCGCACCGCACCCCGACGAGATGCTGGACGAGGCGCTTGAACTCCTCGCCAAGGCCCCCTCGTTCACCCCGTCCGTCTCCGACTGGGCCGACGCCGCCTTCGAGGTCCGCGACCGCTGGCCGGGCGGCGGCGACTCCATCGGCATCCCCACCTGGTTCTACGGCCACGAGCCGCCGAACGCCTTCGCGGGCCACATAGCCAAGTACTTCGCGAACGCCACCCGCGAGGACGGCCTCCTCGCCCGCTCAGCCGCGGGCGCGATCTTCCTGCCCGGCGCCGCCGGCACGGTCCAGGAGATCTTCGACAACGCGACCCCGAACTACTACGAGTCCCGCGGCGAGCCGACCCCCATGGTCCTCGTCAATACCGCGCACTGGACGCGGACGCTCCCCACCTGGCCGCTGCTCCAGTCCCTCGCGGCGGGCCGCCCGATGGAGTCGCGTATCGCGCTCGTCGACTCGGTCGACGAGGCTCCGGCCGCCCTGATGAGCCTGACCGGCAGCGGTTGA